The genomic stretch aaataaaaaaaataaaatcctgcagttttcacactggacaCTAAGCCtgataataggcgccacttcatTGTCTGTATAGATGATTTTTCAGTAGtcatctccttatcattacaggcaggaataGAATGGCAGATATCACACATATAGATTGCACAGGATCCACCTTTCACAATAGGCGATATCACAGCTTGTCTACTCCCTCCTCACCTCTGCACAGGtcgcagagcatgcctagaaaactctctcatagaagtcagtgaggtctgctcctgtccattgtgtttatggcccatggtggctgctgtataGCAATTCTCTAAgtgctgttaacagcagctcaggcaagatggccaccccataATCCTGTTCTTCTTGTAGTGACCGGGTTACATTAGAAGGGCACGTGACACCTTTCAGTGAAAGTTGGCAAGCTATACACTTGATTATTAATTTTGTTTCCAATGAGGACACCTTTAAAAGATGCAacacaataattaaaaaaatcattgcAGCTCATAGGTCAACCACAATCTTAACACCTTGAACTATAAATTTCGATTTGAGGTTGTGTAGTGACTGGGGCATAACCTACATAAGGAATGCCTCGGATATCGAATTCCCTGCATTTGCTCTTTTTGCCTGTTGACTATGGGTCACGTACTACAGCATGGGCTGCATGGAAACCACCGGAAAATATTCCCTCGTTTACCTTCTAAATGCTCCGGGTGGTAAATGAGGTAGTCAGTCCCATAATAGTAGTCAGTCTTGGATTGCAAGACAGGCAAAACAATGCCAAGTATTCTTCTACGAAGGACCTCAAATAGAAATGTTTATCTGCTTACTTTTCTTTTGTGTAGTTTCAATTTAGGTGGTAAAAATGTGAAAGCTCGTCTAAAAGGGTCTTGAGGGTCCTGACCTGCACACCCCATAATCTCCTACACGCAGAGTTCTAGTAGCCAGAAGGTTTGGACACTGTTGTCCATCTTACTAATGGTTGTCAAAGGTCTCTTTTAACAGATAGTAGCTTCATTGATCGATAGTGGTGTCTTGCTTGGATGTGGCGTGCTGGCTAGTGATTCTGATGTGACATTTTGGTTCCATGTAGCATCTCCTTTGGAGGAGTGTAAGAATCCAGAGATCCTGATGGAaaacagcatgtctctgatgccCTTTGAAAGACCAGCTGTTATAGAGAGACTTGCCAGCACCATGGGGAAGCGTAAGAGCTCCACCCCACAGAAGTTTGTGGGTAAGCATCTGCTTTCTTTACTTAGTCTGTAATGTACATTTGATGGCATTCTATATGCAGCTGTAATGTCCCAGGCAATACGTGACCAGTATAGTTGACAGCATTTCTTTTTAGTTATTTCCTACTGTATGCAGCTTTCAGATCACAGTTGCTGCTTATGACATCACATAGTGACATCATCTTAGAAGAGCTGTCCATAATGATGTACAATCCTTATGCCAGGTCATCAGTAACAGATCATTAGGGGTCGTCTGACTCCCAACCTCCCCATAGCTGCTGTGCTTGGTTTGGGTCTGAGCTGCAGAAAGGCCATAGGACCAATTGACATGAccttacaggcagaggaagaggccataGCGTGCGCCCAAGTGCATGTGGCtccttccaacagctgattgacggggtTGATGAGAATTGGaccccactgattagatactgataacctatcctaagaataggtcatcactatcaccCCTTTATATGTGTTCCTAGGCAACCCCTTTATTTCCACCCAAAGGCCAAACATTTCATATATTTGTACATCAGAAGTTTCTGTATTAGAtaattatgttgtttttttttacctacacaaattatggcattttttcttttaaatgccGCAGCTATATTTGCAAGATTGACAACAAGCAGTGCCATGTTGGTTGTCCCTTTTTTAAGCTATTAATCATAAAATTGTCACTTAGCTATTTGTTGAATGTACTGAAAAAATGAAGGTTGGTGGTCCGTTTTGTTTTTTCAAGTTCCTTCAAAAGCTCCAACCAATATGTCGGGTCTAAATTCTGATTTACTAATATATGACCAGTTTAAATTCTCTTTAACGCATTTCCGACCAATCCTGTTCTCCTATATCTGCATGGAATGTAATGAAGGCAGACTGCTTTAAATGGCTGCCTGTACCAGCATACAAAGTGAAGGGAATCTGAAGTTCCCTGCTAGATATtccaatggggcagatttactaatgaaaATGGGTCAGAGTTTTGGCGTTCATGCTATTCACCACATTGACTACTGTTAGTGTCTTCTACACTTTTTGTGCCTCACTCTGCAAGTAGGTGTGGCTTACTGAGAAAGGGGTGTGGTTTGAGAAAAGGGGAATGGCTTACATTGTACACTATACCCCAGAACTTTGGCGCAAAGGAAGTCAACTAATAGGTGGTATAAACTTATAGACTAAGTATTAAGATgcatcagatttatcatccaggatTAGCCACTGGGATAAATCCGAcgcatctttagactgtctagtctacaTTTACACTGTCTAAGTCTTAGAccctattagtaaatctgcccctttgTGTAGAGTTTATATTTATGCAGTGTCAATATTTTAGGAACATAAGACAGGTGGACTTGCAGGTGTATTCCAGTAATGCCTCATGTCCACGACCGcatctgttttgcagtccgcaaattgcagacgcACAAAACACAAATCCCAAACTTGTACGTCCCTCTTTTTCCCATTTccgaatgtccccccccccccccacatgctaAAAAGCCCATTCttatccagaaaaccatcaagaataggatatgttctatcttctAGGCTAGttactatttattttttaaactttcattttttttttttcaaaacagaaAAGTCCAGTTTACATCAACATTTAGCCATAATTATTTTAGTGCATGAGACGGTTCTTCACTTAGAGAATTAGTGTCAGTATTGCTCCCCCCTACAAATTCTAGAATGAGAATATTTGGGGTTAGTAAACCACTGTTTCCTATGAAAGGAAATGACATCCATTTTAAACACGTCCAAAACATGAAGACTAGAACGTTTCACTGCACGTGATGGGAAAGTCCCTGTGTGCAGAAATAACAGGGTAGATATAATGTTCAACAAGCCAGCATTGCACTTCTGTTATATTTAGTAATTGTATTATCAAAATCTTCTATCAATAATCACATATTACAGTAAAATGTATctaagttagggtccattcacacgtccgtagtgtattgcgggtccgtaatacacccggccggcacccccatagaactgcctattctcgcctgcaattgcggacaagaataggacatgttctatttttttccagggccgcggaccggaagttccgggctgcgctctggaaatgcggatgcggacagcacactgtgtgctgtccgcatccattcctgccccatagagaatgaatgggttcgcacccgttccggataattgcggaacgggtgcggacacattctacagacgtgttaatggacccttaaaggggttttccaggattagaaaaacatggctgctttttttcTAAAAAGAATGGCGCATCTGGCCCTGGGTTGTGTAGTAATGCAGCTCAGCCCCGAGTGACTgttgtaataccacacacaacttGTGGACTATTTTAAAAGGGTTTCTCTAATACCTAATGGGCTCAGCTCATAGACACGTATCTCACTCTGGACCAATTTTCTAGTGTAGGTTTTTGGAATATTCAGGTATCTGTTGAAGACAATGGTCGACCAATCCCTCCTCACAGCCACCTGTCGGCTacttaatgatctgatgctctcagcattaattaaagcTAAGAGCATTAGGTACTCATGCACCTGGCTGGTGGCTTCAGGTGTTCTCCTGCATTCAaatgtatcaccatcctcaggaatgtgatacatttgaatactgtggtggagccggcagtattttgttctgcgctgtggtattttgtgctgcactttggtactGCTGGACCTGACTACTTCTGTTGGCCCTACCTTCTGTCAGTGTGGAgatgcctacaacatggggccacttttagttttttagttttttctaggGCCAGTTTAAGTTCCCAGGATAcccttttttgtttctgagggAGATTTTCCCCTCTCCATCATGTATATGTGGTGTCAGGAGAAATGGCTCTTGCCCAAACAAGCCAATAcctatctcatgtgtatggctgGTTTAACATTTCTTATTATTCCATCTTTAACTACACAATACTGAAGATTGTCCATTTTAGATCAGGACAGGATACTAGAAATCTGCGTGTGGGAGTTTATATGTTCGTCTTGACCAACATATTTCAGACCTCAATGATCTTTTCATGCTTTTGGACAATAAAACCTTAATATCAACAGTCGTCTTCGCCACATTGGGTTTAGCATGAATGGATATGGGCAGTGTATTTTTTGACCCTTGCAATTAATTGGACAGCTTAACACAATAGTAGTATTAGCATCCTTCATGTAGGCCTGACATCCTATATCAAATTTGATACTAActgtactttttttcttttttttcttttttgtttgcaGGTGAAAAGCTTATGAGGTTTGGTTATCCAGACTTGCCGTTTGACATGAATTTGGCCTATGAGAAGGAAGCAGAATTAATGCAGTCCCAGATGATGGACCAGGCCATTAACAATGCCATTACTTACTTGGGCGCAGATGCACTGCGGCCCCTGATTCATCACTCCACTGGCACCATGTCTGAAGTAGCTCCTGTTATCAGTTCAGTTTACTCTCAGGTCTACCATCCAAGCAGGATGGAGAGGCCTACCAGCAGGGAAAGAACAGACAGCACTGATAACAATATGGACGGCCCGATCTCCCTTATTAGACCAAAGAGTCACCTTCAAGAGAGGGAGGTATCCCCCAACAACAGTTGCCTGGACACCACTGATTCTGAAAGCAGCCATGATGATCGACAGTCCTACCAAGGAAATCACGCCTTAAACCCTAAGAGAAAGCAGAGTCCGGTATATTCCAAGGAAGATGGCAAAGCTCTAGATGCCACCAAGGCTGGATTGGGCACTTCCAAAGATGTCTATAAAGTATATAATGGTGAAGGAGAGCAAATTAAAGCCTTCAAATGTGAGCACTGCCGTGTGCTTTTTCTTGATCACGTCATGTATACAATCCACATGGGCTGTCATGGTTATCGGGACCCACTTGAATGTAACATTTGTGGTCACAGGAGTCAGGACCGCTATGAATTCTCCTCACACATAGTACGTGGAGAGCACCCGTTCCAATAGCTCAGAACTGGAGAGGTGCTTCTATGAAGTAGAACTGCACATGAAGAATACTGCACTTAAGCTCATCCTCTTTCCTCCAGACTTTAGACAATTTTAAGTTAGATGTATTTTTAAGCATATGTAATATCCTTTTTCCGTGAGACGTCACAGTCCACAATTCTTGTGAAACCATTTAAGGAGTAACTACCAAATTCTGGTATTACCTATGGGACTTCTGCGTTACTGAGGTTTGTTGTTGTAAATGAGCCATGAAATAGACATGTACTACTGAATGCTCAAAACTGATCTCCTGGTTGAGGTCAAACATCATAAAACATATCCATAGAGAAGATGTAGCTTAAAAAGCTACCATTTGCTTACATTGAGGGAGGGTGGTTCAAAAGTTAGAAAGCCTTTTTTGTTTCCTAAGTTAATTCTATACTGATAACCAACAAGTGGTGTTTTTGACATTTAGCTTAATCTGAGTTAAGCGGTTAGGTCACCTTTGGACCAGTTTTTAACATTTACTTTTTTTAGTATTGTGTGATGATGGCAGCAGATCATGGTCTACAGATATGTCTGTAAACTTTAAATTTAAATGTCTACATTATAGTCCTATACGTTAATGCCTTTGTACACATTTCTAACCTGCAATacataatgtgtgtgtatatatatatatatatatatatatacacagttgcaagaaaaagtatgttaaccctttttaaattatatggatttctgcacaaattggtcataaaatgaatgtgatctgatcttcatctaagtcacaacaatagacagtcaCAAACTTTTGATTGGTGAGGTTCTGAGCGCTGAGGACTCCAATAATCCCTAGAACGAGGGTAGAGAATTATAGACATAACATGCTCTCTCTACTCGCTGCACGAGATGGGCTCCATAGAAGTCTGTGGGCATGTCTTGATTCCACCCTCAACAGCAGAGAGCGCACAGTAAGCACTTGTTTCTGTCCCTTCGTTCtacggatcagtgggggtctcggtGCTCAGCCCCCCACTAATCTaaccttttgatatgtctctatgacatatcaaaatatTTTTGAGAAGTTAGTTCCCCGTTAAGTTTTTTAATGAGATTGAATGCATTAATGAATAGGCATCTGAAGGCCTACAAATAATATGCACAGATGTTTTTCCTCTATATTAGACTGTCATCTTGGTTTAAGCTATTTTAGCTCAcctataaaacaatataaaacatCTACAGTACCATTTACTCTCTGAGATTTCCACTTGTAAGCTTGGTCTTATGGTCATATTGGTCTACAACTATTACTGAAAGCCAACATCTATACTGTATATTAAATTGTCCAAAGGTAGGAGCTGGCACTACTATGATAGTCCACAATTTCCGTGGCTACAAGGTACAGTAATACTTCATGGGACTTAATGTTATGTGCAAGTGTAAACATGTATCTTCCAAAATAATATGAATCATGACACTTACAGCACGATAAAATCTTCACTTTATTGCGGCATCAGATACAACAAGATGTGGAAAAGATTAGAGCAATGGCCGTTTCGTGCTACCTTCCACTTCATCTGGCCACTTCATGATGTAAATTCTTAGTTCttttttaaaggagtattcccagctTAGACATGTTATGGCATATCCGCAGGATATACAATAAATGTTTAATAGAAGCGGGTCATAGTTCTGTGGGGAGAAAGGGAGCCTCCAGAGGATTGGAGGTTGAACAGCTGCCTCCATTTACCCCTACTGTATGTGAAATTTAGAACCAGTCTAGCATGCTTGCTCACCtattggaatacctctttaaatttTGGTATGAATTCACATTTGGTAATAAATTGATCTGGTTGACTTTAATATTAAAGTATAAGACTCAGTTTTGCAAATTTTACAGCCGTTTTTACTTCAAAGTATAAATGTACTAGTGTGTTGCATTTAAGCCTTCAGGTGTTGGACTGCTGACAGTGTAAATTGCTAAGAATAAATACTctgtggccttaaaggggttctccgggaattatttaaaatggcgcAAGCaatctgtcctagaatgtgagcaggactgattgccaccacttgcagagctgcctggggggggggagggggggaaagagCCTTAATACACACCACACTGGTTTACAATAGATGTTAATTATGCAATCTT from Bufo gargarizans isolate SCDJY-AF-19 chromosome 8, ASM1485885v1, whole genome shotgun sequence encodes the following:
- the IKZF2 gene encoding zinc finger protein Helios isoform X5: METERPDGYVTSDNELVPERDHSNMAIDLTSCTPNGQHSSPNHLASTNSVKLEMQSDEEVDRKTLRRDAPLQSPDDESGLEESGAETNGISDSRMNHDMSQDGGIRLPNGKLKCDVCGMICIGPNVLMVHKRSHTGERPFHCNQCGASFTQKGNLLRHIKLHSGEKPFKCPFCSYACRRRDALTGHLRTHSVGKPHKCNYCGRSYKQRSSLEEHKERCHNYLQNVGMERGQGTGSHGASPLEECKNPEILMENSMSLMPFERPAVIERLASTMGKRKSSTPQKFVGEKLMRFGYPDLPFDMNLAYEKEAELMQSQMMDQAINNAITYLGADALRPLIHHSTGTMSEVAPVISSVYSQVYHPSRMERPTSRERTDSTDNNMDGPISLIRPKSHLQEREVSPNNSCLDTTDSESSHDDRQSYQGNHALNPKRKQSPVYSKEDGKALDATKAGLGTSKDVYKVYNGEGEQIKAFKCEHCRVLFLDHVMYTIHMGCHGYRDPLECNICGHRSQDRYEFSSHIVRGEHPFQ
- the IKZF2 gene encoding zinc finger protein Helios isoform X4 is translated as MHCSLTMETERPDGYVTSDNELVPERDHSNMAIDLTSCTPNGQHSSPNHLASTNSVKLEMQSDEEVDRKTLRRDAPLQSPDDESGLEESGAETNGISDSRMNHDMSQDGGIRLPNGKLKCDVCGMICIGPNVLMVHKRSHTGERPFHCNQCGASFTQKGNLLRHIKLHSGEKPFKCPFCSYACRRRDALTGHLRTHSVGKPHKCNYCGRSYKQRSSLEEHKERCHNYLQNVGMERGQGTGSHGASPLEECKNPEILMENSMSLMPFERPAVIERLASTMGKRKSSTPQKFVGEKLMRFGYPDLPFDMNLAYEKEAELMQSQMMDQAINNAITYLGADALRPLIHHSTGTMSEVAPVISSVYSQVYHPSRMERPTSRERTDSTDNNMDGPISLIRPKSHLQEREVSPNNSCLDTTDSESSHDDRQSYQGNHALNPKRKQSPVYSKEDGKALDATKAGLGTSKDVYKVYNGEGEQIKAFKCEHCRVLFLDHVMYTIHMGCHGYRDPLECNICGHRSQDRYEFSSHIVRGEHPFQ
- the IKZF2 gene encoding zinc finger protein Helios isoform X2; the protein is MEDTSRTFMTGGQSPKGLMQVDHSGGAHYKKMKYWISAGGPGLHTDRQTHHCSLTMETERPDGYVTSDNELVPERDHSNMAIDLTSCTPNGQHSSPNHLASTNSVKLEMQSDEEVDRKTLRRDAPLQSPDDESGLEESGAETNGISDSRMNHDMSQDGGIRLPNGERPFHCNQCGASFTQKGNLLRHIKLHSGEKPFKCPFCSYACRRRDALTGHLRTHSVGKPHKCNYCGRSYKQRSSLEEHKERCHNYLQNVGMERGQGTGSHGASPLEECKNPEILMENSMSLMPFERPAVIERLASTMGKRKSSTPQKFVGEKLMRFGYPDLPFDMNLAYEKEAELMQSQMMDQAINNAITYLGADALRPLIHHSTGTMSEVAPVISSVYSQVYHPSRMERPTSRERTDSTDNNMDGPISLIRPKSHLQEREVSPNNSCLDTTDSESSHDDRQSYQGNHALNPKRKQSPVYSKEDGKALDATKAGLGTSKDVYKVYNGEGEQIKAFKCEHCRVLFLDHVMYTIHMGCHGYRDPLECNICGHRSQDRYEFSSHIVRGEHPFQ